TGCCATTAAAGGAAATAGACAAAGTATGACTCGCAAAAACGAAGTTTATGACAACGCAATTGCCGAATCATTTTTCTCAAGGCTCAAATGCGAATGCATTAGAGGTACTGTATTTGATGATTTGGATCAATTAAGATTCACTCTGTTTGAATACATAGATGGCTATTACAACACAATCAGAAGGCATTCATCCATTCAATACTATACACCCTTAGAATTTGAAAATATTTATTATTCGAAAAATCAATTCACTCATTGCAACTAATATGGAAACAAAACATGACTTTGCATTTTTACCCTTAGACGAGGACCAAGCTTATTGCGGACAAAATGTCAAGAGTTCCGCCGACCTCTTTATTCTGTATTCTTCCGGCGGAACTCGACTTGCTCTTGACATTTTGGGAGCAATGCTTATCTTTGTCGCAGGGGTAAAATGTGTACTAATTTTATTTTTTAACTAAATTAGATCAGTGTCCCATTTATTGGTACCATGTCAAACATTCAAATTACCAGCAAGCTTGAGCTGGTGTTATCCAGGCACAATAGTTAAAGGGGCATTAACATCTCAGTTAAAAATTCAAACAATTTACGAACTAAAAAATAACTTATTTAAATACTTTAAAATAACATCATTTAGAGTCAATGACCAATCATGTACAAATGACATACTTTCTATTGCAAAACACAATGATCTTGTAATAAGAGACATGGGATATTTTAATCTATTATGTTTCAAAAAGTTAATAAATAAAGGTGTTTCCATTATAAGTAAAGTAAAATATGGAGTTGTTATGCTTGATGAAAAAACAGGCAAGCGGATTGATATTTTTAAACTAATGAAGGGAAAATCCAAAATTGAAAAATGGATATTCCTTGGAAAAGATGATAAAGTTAGAGTGCGATTATTAATAAATAGAGTACATCCCATTATAGCTAGTGAAAGAAAACGAAAAGCCAGCAAGGATCGAAATAATAAAATAAATCATAGTGATGATTACTATAAATATTTAAACTTTTCAATTTTAATCACAAATACAGAAAGTAACGATATTTCAATTGACCAAGCTTTCATTCTATATTCATTAAGATGGAGAATAGAAACTATATTTAAAAGCTGGAAGAGTTACAATAATTTGCAGAAAGTAATACCAACATATAATAAGTTATCAAAGGATAGAGTAGATTCAATTATAGTACTTTCTTTAATAAATATCGTAATACAACATAGAATGTACCAAGTGGCAATATTGTATAATAATAATCTTGGAAATGTGAACCAAATTAGTCTATTTAAATTTATAGACTATTTCAAAAAAGAAATCATTGATCTGCTTTCCAATCCAATAATAAACATCAAAAAATTAGTGGAAAATTGCAAATATGAAAAACGAAATGACCGTATAAACTATTTTAATAAACTGGCCCTCTAAGTTGACGCGTATGCGCCATAGCGGGAACAGCTCAAAAAGTGAAGGAGCCCCCGCCAATAAATTGGGGGCAAGGCGCAAGGGATAAAACAAAGATAGTTCGCTGTTTCAATTATCCGCTTTCGCGGTTCACTTCGCCATCGCACTGTCGTACGATGGTATCCTGCATGGCAGGATACTTCGCTACGATCTCCTCGCTCACCCAACTGCAGCTCTTTCGCTATGTGACTGACTGGTGTTCCCCATACGGGGAACATTGGAGTGACACAAAGTCACTCCAAAAGGAGGGAACCGTCCCTCAAAGGACGGCTTGGAGTGCGCCGCCTCGATGGGCTGTTCTTTTGTTTAGCTTCCCACAAGCGCTAACGCGTTCTTTCGCTTCTCGTGCTGTCGCACTCGACCACTCCTAAAGTCGTGGATCGCTCAATCACTGCGGAGCCCTAAGCCGCATTGAAATGCATGAAAACCATCATTATTCCTGATATTTTAATCTGAATAATGAGTAATATTAAGAGCCTTTTCGTCAGCGGCCCAAGAAGGACAGATTTTGGAAATAGCGCCTTATATTGTCGCTCCTTTAACTGAAACTAATATGATGCACCCATCAAACAAACTATCATAGTGAAATCATATTATGGAGCGGCAATATACAGCGCCCAAAATCTGTCCCATCAGAGAACCTTGCAAAATGAACCAAATAAAGATCAATAGAACCAAGGAAGATGCCGCCTTAGAAAAGGCTGCGTTTTTGGTACTCCGCTTTCGCGGCTCCTTCACTTAGAGTGCTGTCGCACTCTACCAAGCTTTTAGCTTGGATCGTTCAGTCGTGCGCGACAAAAAGTGGAAAAGCTGGTTTCTAAAAATTATTTTGGACAGGTGTGCTAATTTATAGTTCTTTACCTGGGCTAAAAAGATCAGGGAACTATAAATGATACCGGCTTTCTGTTGTTTTTCAAATCAAAAAAATAAACTCCGGATACTAAACTCAAGGGAAAATATTCTTCAGCAATTCCTGAGGTGGTTTTTTCAAATAGAACATTTGAGTTGATATCTATAATCCTAAAAGATAAAATACGCTCTGAAAGATTTCTAATCAGTAACCCATTTAATCGATAAATCACCTGCAACTCGGGCAATTTGTCCGATTGAACCAAGTCAGTACTTGAGCACAAGTTAGAGTAAACCCATTGATAAGCATCTGAAATAATAGAATTCCGGTTTGGGAAATCAATCGTATGCTCAATTCCCAAAAGCATGCTGTCTCTGACGCAGGCTCTGGTATTGCTTAAAAACTGTAAGGCGGGATAAAATCTGGTGTTGACCGCATCAAGACTGCCGTGTACTATATAGATATTTTTATTTTTCGCTCCTTCTTCCTTCCCACGCAGTTGATCCGTACCATCAATGGCAGCTCCTATTGGGATTAAACCATGGATCAAATCTGGTCTGGAAAGGCCATAAGAATAGACAGTTCTGCCTCCCCAGGAAAATCCAAGTGCAATCAGTTTGTCTGCATCGTAGGGATGCCAAAACATGACTGAATCCAAAAGTCTGGTGGTGAATGCTGTGTCAACTTCGTCATCAACTCTCCCATCGGCTCCACCATCCGGACAAATCAGCATCAGCTGATTGTGTTCAGCAAAAGTTACTAAAGTATCTCTCCAGCTTATGGCATTCCATCTGGCCGTATTTAGAGGGTGAAATGCAAGTACGGCTTTATAAGGATGTTGCTGTCCTGATGGAAGGTACAAGGAATATTTCTTTAGTACGTTCCTAAAAACAAACTGACCGTTAATTTTCTGCTGACCTTTGGATTCAATGATAAGGAAATGAGCACAAAAAACAAATATCAGAAATCTGGACATTTTAATATGGCTTATGATCTTGTAAAGATAATGATTGTCAGGCAATTTGTCTTAGCTTCATAAGGGCCATTTTCATCAAATTAGGATTTCCAAGCAATGCGTTGAATGAATTCCTGATTTCCAATTTAAATAATTTTTATTTGGCAAAGGGATATGCTTTCCTATGAAAATAGGAAGGAATGAACTGCCCGAGATACAAGATCTGGCTCTAAAATTGGAATTGAAATGAATAAATGAAAGAGAAAAAAAAGCCAAAGCTGTCAGGAGAAACGAGCGAGTAGGTTAAAAACACTCAATTATCATTCGTCTTAGGTTTGAGATTGGTTTATTTAGACTCTGACAACCCTGGCTACGCAAAGATAACGAGTCGGTTTCATATTTGTTTTTTATTTATATAACTTTTTTCTTTTTCCCTTTGTCTTTGTGTTGGTCTCCTTGTTAATTTGGAAAGGAATTCCGGGCTTTACCATGGGTCTGTGGAGGGGCAAAGGGGATTTTATTGCTACCGGATGGGTGGCTGTTGTGATCCTTGCTTCTGCTTCTATGTTTTTGATCGATTCAGCAATAATTTCTTCTTCTGCTTTCACCGGAACAAGCTGAGATTTTAATACCTCCTGATCCAATACGTATAGATTGTATTTTTCAATGGTCTGGATGATCTTGGCAGGGTAAGTAGGATCGGTTGCGTATCCGCATTTTTTCAATCCGTTGGCCCAGGCTACGTAATCGGTGATTTCCAAACTGAATAAAACATTGTAACGGGACCTGTTTCTCAAAAATTCCGAATGATCATAATAAGAATCTTCTGCACTCGGATACAGCCGAAAACAGGAATGCATCAAATTGCCTGATGAATCCCGATCATCATCTTTGTATAAATAGGTTTCCCCCTGCCAGCTGGATTTGCACTTGATCCCAAAGTGATTGTTGGCGTTTACTGCCAACTCGCTTCTCCCTGCCATGGACTCCAGGATTCCCTGAGCCATCTTGATGGAAGCCGGAATGCCGGAACGCTTCATTTCCACCATTGCGATGTCCTTAAACCGATCCATGTACTTCTCCTGTACTGTCACAGGACGGGTGCTGATCATCAGAAATCCTGTAAGCAACACCACCACCAAATAATTCAATTTTTTCATGATC
This window of the Saprospiraceae bacterium genome carries:
- a CDS encoding transposase encodes the protein MSWCYPGTIVKGALTSQLKIQTIYELKNNLFKYFKITSFRVNDQSCTNDILSIAKHNDLVIRDMGYFNLLCFKKLINKGVSIISKVKYGVVMLDEKTGKRIDIFKLMKGKSKIEKWIFLGKDDKVRVRLLINRVHPIIASERKRKASKDRNNKINHSDDYYKYLNFSILITNTESNDISIDQAFILYSLRWRIETIFKSWKSYNNLQKVIPTYNKLSKDRVDSIIVLSLINIVIQHRMYQVAILYNNNLGNVNQISLFKFIDYFKKEIIDLLSNPIINIKKLVENCKYEKRNDRINYFNKLAL
- a CDS encoding alpha/beta hydrolase, translating into MSRFLIFVFCAHFLIIESKGQQKINGQFVFRNVLKKYSLYLPSGQQHPYKAVLAFHPLNTARWNAISWRDTLVTFAEHNQLMLICPDGGADGRVDDEVDTAFTTRLLDSVMFWHPYDADKLIALGFSWGGRTVYSYGLSRPDLIHGLIPIGAAIDGTDQLRGKEEGAKNKNIYIVHGSLDAVNTRFYPALQFLSNTRACVRDSMLLGIEHTIDFPNRNSIISDAYQWVYSNLCSSTDLVQSDKLPELQVIYRLNGLLIRNLSERILSFRIIDINSNVLFEKTTSGIAEEYFPLSLVSGVYFFDLKNNRKPVSFIVP
- a CDS encoding glucosaminidase domain-containing protein: MCQYGVIMKKLNYLVVVLLTGFLMISTRPVTVQEKYMDRFKDIAMVEMKRSGIPASIKMAQGILESMAGRSELAVNANNHFGIKCKSSWQGETYLYKDDDRDSSGNLMHSCFRLYPSAEDSYYDHSEFLRNRSRYNVLFSLEITDYVAWANGLKKCGYATDPTYPAKIIQTIEKYNLYVLDQEVLKSQLVPVKAEEEIIAESIKNIEAEARITTATHPVAIKSPLPLHRPMVKPGIPFQINKETNTKTKGKRKKLYK